A region of Cheilinus undulatus linkage group 10, ASM1832078v1, whole genome shotgun sequence DNA encodes the following proteins:
- the insb gene encoding preproinsulin b, producing MARVPWVVSVLLLLMLRPPMASTAPARHLCGSHLVDALYFVCGERGFFYSRNRPYKRDLDHLLGYLSKRARQEQRLMKAHNEPKVKRGIVEQCCHKPCSVYHLEGYCD from the exons ATGGCCAGGGTACCATGGGTGGTGTCTGTACTGTTACTTCTGATGCTCCGCCCTCCAATGGCGTCCACAGCCCCTGCCCGGCACCTGTGTGGCTCTCACCTGGTGGACGCCCTCTACTTTGTGTGTGGAGAGCGGGGCTTTTTCTACAGTCGAAACAGACCCTACAAGCGGGATCTAGATCATTTGCTTG GGTACCTGTCTAAAAGGGCCAGACAGGAACAGCGGCTGATGAAGGCTCACAACGAGCCCAAGGTGAAAAGAGGCATCGTGGAGCAGTGCTGCCATAAGCCGTGCAGCGTTTACCACCTCGAGGGATACTGCGACTGA